From one Rosa rugosa chromosome 4, drRosRugo1.1, whole genome shotgun sequence genomic stretch:
- the LOC133742150 gene encoding separase isoform X1, with translation MASATETLLSKLESADSAGIHRLISDYLNPFADLHKKKTSTDHQTLQRSLAKKFTPFLNRALAILPKRLADPSKLDAKFAPELFDIYRLCLDSMDAVSSQFSGKPYKFHIQRIRLVYAFEAWGRHKDAESEALRVLKSFKAIELGTKPVNLDRRFVPGVEQGGCDKEFGALLGEVVWMLAKCASLIQSQEAEVYERLLCMVEELGPWFRVLDETVHDKVHRQLAIYLERCTLFLVRELSSLGANLVCKFCRITVSEYAKSSIKDHMFKCARRICSAVFSLQETSSSLISNTLLCLFDSLVDECKAEVEYSGKDFIELIAYCANKCRTASTNLSGTMRSHSKKLITHFDQDPPLNLILRLYATGLHYIDCSIKSKDEDLTSPGGAIRMLLDDEDTMTDLSDCLDSLESYFQIGTNDISKSGFSMSHVQKDLKDYLLPYFNALEFLCHPLVDLVYSGKKQIFADNGAASVSSELCVIQGAFHQLYDLFLSLQTYRITCEIDIDGFKHNSILRASVAAFILSTRTKLNMQKSAQILNHVITSEWIQLDGLKHIYVSLYNTGTRLYKNKELNEASEALKLSCKASWTRVIHLCELFAGKLKVASADPSEDTILDVLNESCTGSAFLLDILNQVDNHEVKRAMAECLETWSIAANLFGRLPGPMSVVKQWVKMECKCCNNMHIEDSGPTLYSLLSSSKKISKKTTEIILEQGLLAYEKMYAVNPEFCQKMQMQIINILLQDVYVTPDSWLQKARILVRKGRALKLSGIEGLKDCIHCLSEAISSLQSKMYNNTSIHQTSPRHELAVAYCLRALCTQEDEPQSEKMFQDIRAALDAWLGISTTDMCSPDDNCSPDDKCLMVSENTMMLLYNIIDLLSIKGHMDYYHDIYRLLIRLFNWKNIPLEKCLVRLWECRRVSHALCTSPVNDALIMSLSDHFGELPKSIDFWIDYLKGSQQLVIGFQHNFSFLFTNLPWGPCNHASLFRCEITVDEVKKAALELISSVPVSSESAYVAAYLYYDLCERLVSNGQLVEALSYAMEAHQLRLELFQKKFAYSFVRKAEKYNETRDTYQKFTLEDHNLEVKRSVAREVWSFDTSSCNLENCYLSPYNVLQCYLESTLQVGIIHEIVGNGAEAEVVLQWGKTISCSQSLPLFAVAFCSVLGKLYHKKQLWDLAEKELQSANQYLKASAKDISCVKCRLMQKATVKLNLGDLYQSKFYSSRSASLEKLSYAESLYKSALTKLNLSEWQNSVSCPGQTVLKEVGYSAGSISSHFAETKVEPKSKIEAKKSRTKNARKPVGRDQGSVPEYNLRSTRSRCQSSQNQSVRGTGVQVGHPKHLKRSTECDSSDNLSNNDFLLDLKTCEVSYGSDLTCICNKMRCWHCLPMEVMESGLLKNFVDLKWEYVRRRLSLRLLTGLGNCLENQGQIHETNEFILQSILILVSRNPFCITTSSIPSTSLLDLMAKEIPGDVLSVERAEVLYSICWLSLKIRSKNTRVIFSDLPHIHLPKLVSWLMLAFVLCREVPVLFQKVSRLLAAIFLLSASSELFSLSSSCKKLHENHWASYFHQASIGTHLNYQFFTKVSERCKLQHLLNGEGAHVAGSCLVSETQKLHRVAPESIQDLEEFVTEFFSGLPCTTIICISVLGGPYASLLQELLCFPSRMHAWILVSRLNSKNQPISMLLPVDSVLEGDSDDVSYTGIKDWHCPWGSTVVDDVAPEFRLILEGTHSSSVKHPVQDTNEKKLNWWVQRKNFDRRLGKFLKNLEDSWFGTWKLVLLGEWSNCKQLDLVHKKLVRNLKSKCKMEIDESLLKVILGGSKYAFEGGARVTQLCLKKGSYVSKVGYLEEEKCMASCNDSNGGENLSELASKLVLEAVNELEGLHSSLNIEPTILVVDYEVQMLPWENLPILRNQEVYRMPSVGSISATANRNYHNQDQVQSIVTSFPLIDPLDAFYLLNPSGDLNYTQNEFETWFRDQNLEGKAGCAPPAEELAVALKSHDLFMYFGHGCGQQYIPRREIQRLEHCAATLLMGCSSGSLKLNGCYVPQGTPLSYLLAGSPVIVANLWDVTDRDIDRFAKSMLDSWLKARSSPCVSCAQCNKKVTKKKLATNLSCEHRPKVGSFMSEARKTCQLPFLIGAAPVCYGVPTGIWKKEL, from the exons ATGGCCTCCGCCACCGAAACTCTCCTCTCCAAGCTCGAATCCGCCGATTCCGCCGGGATTCATCGCCTCATCTCCGACTACCTAAACCCATTCGCCGACCTTCACAAAAAGAAGACCTCAACCGACCACCAAACCCTACAACGCTCTCTCGCCAAAAAATTCACCCCCTTCCTCAACCGCGCCTTAGCCATCCTCCCCAAACGGCTCGCCGATCCGTCAAAGCTAGATGCCAAATTTGCCCCCGAATTGTTCGATATCTACCGCCTCTGCCTCGACTCCATGGACGCCGTCTCCTCCCAATTTTCCGGCAAGCCCTACAAGTTTCACATCCAGAGGATCCGGTTGGTTTATGCATTCGAGGCCTGGGGCCGCCACAAGGATGCCGAGTCCGAGGCGCTTAGGGTTTTGAAGAGCTTCAAGGCGATTGAATTGGGAACGAAACCGGTGAATTTGGACCGTAGATTTGTGCCAGGTGTCGAGCAGGGAGGCTGCGATAAGGAGTTTGGGGCTTTGCTTGGAGAAGTGGTGTGGATGCTAGCCAAGTGTGCTTCGTTAATTCAAAGCCAGGAAGCCGAGGTGTATGAGCGGCTGCTTTGTATGGTTGAGGAGTTGGGACCTTGGTTTAG GGTGTTAGATGAAACTGTACATGACAAGGTGCACAGACAGCTTGCCATTTATCTCGAGAGGTGTACTCTTTTTTTAGTCCGGGAGCTATCATCCTTGGGAGCAAATCTCGTATGCAAGTTCTGCCGCATAACAGTGAGCGAGTATGCAAAGTCATCCATCAAAGATCATATGTTCAAG TGCGCCCGTCGAATATGTTCAGCTGTATTTTCATTACAAGAGACTAGTTCCTCATTGATCAGTAACACATTGTTATGCTTGTTTGACTCCCTTGTTGATGAATGCAAG GCTGAGGTCGAATATTCAGGAAAAGATTTTATTGAACTTATTGCTTATTGTGCCAATAAGTGTCGAACTGCAAGTACAAATCTTTCTGGTACTATGAGATCTCattcaaaaaaattaataactCACTTTGATCAG GATCCACCTTTAAATTTGATTCTAAGACTTTATGCTACTGGTTTGCACTACATTGATTGTAGTATAAAGTCAAAGGATGAGGATCTTACATCTCCTGGAGGTGCAATTAGAATGTTGCTTGATGATGAGGATACAATGACTGATTTGTCAGATTGTCTTGATTCATTAGAAAGTTATTTCCAAATTGGTACAAATGATATTTCCAAAAGTGGGTTTTCCATGAGTCACGTGCAGAAGGATTTAAAGGATTATCTTCTGCCTTATTTTAATGCATTGGAGTTCTTATGCCATCCACTTGTTGACTTAGTATATTCGGGAAAGAAACAGATTTTTGCTGATAATGGAGCTGCCTCTGTTTCTAGTGAACTGTGTGTTATCCAGGGTGCATTTCATCAGTTATATGATTTGTTCCTTTCTTTACAAAC GTACAGAATTACTTGTGAGATAGATATAGATGGATTTAAGCACAACAGCATCCTTCGTGCTTCTGTGGCTGCTTTTATACTTTCCACCAGAACGAAGCTTAACATGCAG AAGAGTGCACAAATACTGAACCATGTCATTACCAGTGAATGGATTCAACTTGATGGTCTAAAGCATATATATGTCTCTCTCTACAATACTGGTACACGTTTGTACAAAAACAAGGAGCTGAATGAG GCTTCAGAGGCTTTGAAGCTTTCCTGCAAGGCATCTTGGACTCGTGTTATACATCTCTGTGAACTGTTTGCAGGCAAATTAAAGGTCGCCAGTGCTGATCCTTCTGAAGATACTATTTTAGATGTCTTGAATGAGTCGTGTACAGGAAGTGCTTTTCTATTGGATATTCTTAACCAAGTTGATAATCATGAGGTGAAAAGAGCTATGGCAGAGTGCCTTGAAACTTGGTCTATTGCAGCAAATTTGTTTGGGAGGCTGCCAGGTCCAATGTCTGTGGTGAAGCAGTGGGTTAAG ATGGAATGTAAATGCTGTAACAATATGCATATTGAGGATAGCGGTCCAACCTTATACAGTCTGCTGTCATCTTCTAAGAAAATATCAAAGAAGACAACTGAGATAATCTTGGAGCAG GGACTTCTTGCTTACGAGAAAATGTATGCTGTGAACCCCGAGTTTTGTCAGAAGATGCAAATGCAAATTATAAACATACTACTGCAAGATGTGTATGTGACACCAGACAGTTGGTTACAAAAAGCAAGAATTTTAGTGAGAAAGGGAAGAGCGTTAAAACTTTCTGGGATCGAAGGTCTAAAAGACTGTATTCATTGTTTATCAGAAGCAATATCTTCACTT CAGAGTAAGATGTACAATAACACCAGTATCCATCAAACATCTCCTCGCCATGAATTAGCTGTGGCATATTGCTTACGCGCGCTTTGTACCCAGGAGGATGAACCACAATCAGAG AAAATGTTTCAAGATATCCGTGCTGCCCTTGATGCATGGTTGGGCATTTCTACTACAGACATGTGCTCTCCAGATGACAATTGCTCTCCAGATGACAAATGTTTAATGGTGTCTGAAAATACGATGATGCTCCTATACAATATTATTGATTTGTTGTCTATCAAG GGTCACATGGATTATTACCATGATATATATAGGCTTTTGATTAGATTATTTAACTGGAAAAATATCCCGTTAGAGAAGTGCTTGGTCAGATTGTGGGAGTGCAGGAGAGTTAGTCATGCCCTTTGTACTTCACCTGTTAATGATGCACTCATCATGAGCTTATCAGATCATTTTGGTGAACTTCCAAAGTCTATTGATTTTTGGATAGATTATCTTAAAGGATCCCAACAATTGGTAATAGGCTTCCAACATAATTTCTCATTTCTATTTACAAATTTACCTTGGGGCCCATGCAATCATGCAAGCTTGTTCCGATGTGAAATCACAGTTGATGAAGTTAAAAAAGCTGCTCTTGAACTTATTTCAAGT GTTCCTGTATCAAGTGAGTCGGCTTATGTAGCTGCATATCTCTACTATGATTTATGTGAAAGACTAGTTTCAAATGGACAGTTAGTTGAG GCTCTATCATATGCAATGGAAGCTCACCAGTTACGCCTTGAACTATTCCAAAAGAAGTTTGCGTACTCTTTCGTACGAAAGGCTGAAAAGTACAATGAAACTAGGGATACCTATCAGAAGTTTACACTCGAAGATCATAATCTGGAAGTTAAACGATCAGTTGCCCGTGAAGTTTGGTCCTTTGACACCAGTTCATGTAACTTGGAAAACTGTTATCTTAGTCCCTATAATGTACTTCAATGTTATCTTGAAAGTACTCTTCAG GTAGGGATTATCCATGAAATAGTTGGAAATGGAGCTGAGGCCGAGGTAGTTTTACAGTGGGGAAAGACTATTTCCTGCTCACAAAGCTTGCCACTATTTGCAGTTGCATTTTGTTCGGTCTTAG GAAAACTGTATCATAAGAAACAGCTTTGGGATTTGGCAGAGAAGGAACTTCAAAGTGCCAACCAATATTTGAAGGCTAGTGCAAAAGATATTTCTTGCGTAAAGTGCAGATTGATGCAGAAAGCAACTGTTAAACTGAATCTTGGTGATTTATACCAAAGCAAATTTTATAGTTCAAGGAGTGCATCTTTGGAGAAATTGTCTTATGCTGAAAGTTTGTACAAATCAGCACTTACCAAGCTAAACCTTTCTGAGTGGCAAAATTCTGTTAGTTGCCCTGGACAAACTGTACTTAAAGAAGTTGGATATTCTGCTGGCAGTATTTCTAGTCATTTTGCGGAAACCAAGGTGGAACCAAAAAGCAAGATAGAAGCTAAAAAGTCTAGGACTAAGAATGCCCGAAAACCAGTGGGGAGGGATCAAGGTTCAGTTCCTGAGTATAATTTGAGGTCAACTCGGTCTAGATGCCAATCTTCTCAGAACCAAAGTGTAAGAGGTACTGGTGTCCAAGTTGGTCATCCAAAACATTTGAAACGAAGCACTGAGTGTGATTCTTCTGATAATTTAAGTAACAATGACTTTCTTTTGGATTTGAAAACTTGTGAGGTTTCATATGGGTCTGACCTAACATGCATTTGCAACAAAATGAGGTGTTGGCATTGTCTTCCCATGGAAGTTATGGAATCTGGGCTACTGAAAAACTTTGTAGATTTGAAATGGGAGTATGTCCGTAGGCGTCTCTCTCTCAGGCTTCTGACAGGATTAG GAAATTGTTTGGAGAATCAAGGTCAAATTCATGAAACAAATGAATTTATCCTGCAAAGCATATTGATTTTAGTCAGCAGGAACCCATTTTGTATAACTACCTCATCGATTCCGTCGACTTCCTTGCTTGATTTAATGGCAAAGGAAATCCCTGGGGATGTGCTTAGTGTTGAGCGTGCAGAAGTACTGTACAGCATATGTTGGCTGTCTTTAAAGATTCGTTCCAAGAATACCAG GGTTATTTTCTCTGATCTGCCTCATATTCATCTACCAAAACTAGTGTCTTGGCTGATGTTAGCTTTTGTGCTCTGCCGTGAAGTTCCTGTACTTTTTCAGAAG GTTTCTAGATTGCTTGCTGCTATATTTTTACTTTCTGCCTCAAGTGAGCTTTTTTCTTTGTCATCTTCTTGCAAAAAGCTCCACGAAAATCATTGGGCTTCTTATTTTCATCAAGCTTCAATTGGCACCCATCTCAATTACCAATTTTTCACGAAAgtatcggagaggtgtaaactcCAACACCTTTTAAACGGTGAG GGGGCACATGTTGCTGGCTCATGCTTGGTATCAGAAACACAGAAATTACATAG GGTCGCTCCAGAGTCAATTCAAGACCTTGAAGAATTTGTGACAGAATTCTTTTCAGGCCTTCCATGCACCACCATCATCTGTATAAGTGTGCTTGGAGGCCCTTATGCTAGTTTGTTACAAGAATTGTTGTGTTTTCCTTCACGCATGCATGCATGGATTCTGGTTTCACGCTTGAACTCTAAGAATCAACCTATCAGTATGCTTCTGCCAGTGGATTCAGTATTAGAAG GAGATTCAGATGATGTTAGTTATACTGGAATAAAGGATTGGCACTGTCCATGGGGTTCCACTGTGGTTGATGATGTAGCTCCAGAGTTTAGATTGATATTGGAGGGGACTCATTCATCATCTGTGAAACATCCTGTACAAGATACAAATGAGAAAAAGCTTAACTGGTGGGTGCAGAGGAAGAATTTTGATCGCCGCCTTGGTAAATTTCTGAA GAACTTGGAAGATTCATGGTTTGGTACTTGGAAACTTGTCCTACTGGGTGAATGGTCAAACTGCAAGCAGTTGGACTTGGTACATAAGAAGCTGGTGCGCAATCTGAAATCCAAATGCAAAATGGAGATAGATGAGAGTCTTTTGAAAGTCATCCTTGGGGGTTCCAAATATGCCTTCGAAGGAGGTGCACGTGTTACACAGCTTTGTCTTAAGAAAGGTTCCTACGTTAGTAAAGTTGGATATTTAGAGGAAGAGAAGTGTATGGCATCATGTAATGATTCTAATGGTGGCGAGAACTTGTCTGAGTTGGCCTCCAAACTAGTTTTAGAAGCAGTGAATGAGCTTGAaggtttacattcttctttaAATATAGAGCCAACAATATTAGTTGTGGACTACGAGGTGCAG ATGCTTCCTTGGGAGAATTTACCAATCCTAAGAAACCAGGAGGTTTATCGCATGCCCTCTGTTGGGAGCATTTCGGCAACAGCCAATAGAAACTACCACAATCAAGATCAAGTTCAGAGTATTGTGACTTCATTTCCTTTGATAGATCCCTTGGATGCCTTTTATCTTTTGAATCCCAGTGGTGATCTAAATTATACACAAAATGAATTTGAGACATGGTTCAGAGATCAAAACTTGGAG GGGAAGGCCGGATGTGCACCTCCTGCTGAAGAATTGGCAGTAGCGTTGAAAAGCCATGATCTATTTATGTATTTTGGCCATGGATGTG GGCAACAATATATTCCTAGACGTGAGATTCAGAGACTGGAACACTGTGCCGCAACTCTCCTTATGGGATGCAGTAGTGGTTCTCTGAAACTGAATGGATGTTATGTTCCACAAGGTACTCCACTATCCTATCTGCTGGCCGGTTCTCCTGTCATTGTCGCCAATTTGTGGGATGTGACGGACAGGGATATTGACCGATTTGCAAAGTCCAtgcttgattcttggttgaaAGCAAGGTCGAGTCCCTGTGTGAGTTGTGCCCAATGCAACAAGAAAGTCACAAAAAAGAAATTGGCCACAAACCTGTCTTGTGAGCATAGGCCAAAGGTTGGATCATTCATGAGCGAAGCACGTAAAACTTGCCAGTTACCTTTCTTGATTGGAGCAGCACCAGTATGCTATGGTGTCCCAACTGGCATATGGAAAAAGGAGTTGTAG